A stretch of Leptospira bouyouniensis DNA encodes these proteins:
- a CDS encoding carboxyl transferase domain-containing protein, whose protein sequence is MVQKNVILNNNNKLDLTHFQDIEKVRSELKKSDPNLGLNVAKLSSERNGVLKKVLIANRGEIAKRFILALQEEGIQSVAVVADEDRGQSWFEFANQVIYIGEARNYASIPVICAAILESGANAVYPGYGFLSENFLFVERLLEVEKFYNQRIIFMGPKSSVMRRVGNKLDARRLAVENGIPLFLGSSSIESVEEAEVEAKRIGFPVIIKLDAGGGGKGMLVVRSVDELPQAIESAKRIGLNSYENDTFYLEKYIETPAHFEVQIFNGVAIGIRKCAVQRRNQKIIEESGESFLDDHVQLQLLSNAEKFSEISGYSDDCGAGTVEFLLDRNSGQFGFLEMNTRLQVEYTVTDQSLGIDLAKWQIFLFDERLNQIQYDTVKRKRFGDRNHSIQCRIYAEDPFQNYSPSPGKIKELELPTFNGIRCDFGFKSGDKIPGDFDPMVGKLISYGSDRNEAIQRMERALCELFIRGITTNIEQLLMIVRHDLFRAGNYDNRLLDDNKELTKSSTDYLEEAIIYACLGETIRLSGKNVSETFRERDLVKIVYSNETINSPYQFKVTTQDKIIKLTVLRTGLGEFLVSGNTILSKTIRITRYSADGNQFLAESESRSISVRIDVKPSFHLIRFTSKIDGKLHYARIQLQFESGNASANEVGFLRSPFQGTFVKIFNDPKTLHPWTIGSKISKDEPLLMISAMKMETVLKSPIDGVIEHIVEDGNLNKLVRGKTASGQILGKSFSEGEVLVRVTPSEFTNPNGDQFIDENSSENLEFSILNHWNSIPTGKDTNQNFKFESELNSIESRNEILRIFYSWILGFVKGENSHVRINYLLEQLNIDSILKSIEETKNWTSFIKFFIKFNVLLRSLFSSDIGSVHSHLGEMQRSLLHWDTEGFVPNKSTSRLLTKVFHHYGVKAWTTFRKRPDQGEAFHYIVSAFKTQKEQRELFAKILEKLSLLIPQSKSTSLNLRVLLYFEEREQEPKLESIIRVILGRRRNFNFDIPEGIKTLSRRHNESFAKFKKNPWSLFEQPKIEESEFIKSLNVSGLNLGTDLPEQVQNLIQKKLNYWKNIGEIRRLHSPMKNQILLHIQGQETSTYLLFVVMNSDFLVPITDLEEKFHCPNLEKEAILGASVLQGANNAKKADFLRLEMISYSNETPKTDDKNLNKVIEYEKLYNSAHSILEFFFHAAFSSLTIDIERNINKNSYFQTYSFFIRDGKLRIDNIGQNDIKFPYSVETDKNDSKLYEKGKWPVERWVEETLDPNSFKEILIPGLDFLENDSSTEGKQIQKVGAKIYLGKLACGDVLFFLKDSRIAGGATGDKEGKKYLSAAYIAYRKDIPLYVWNDGAGANIKEGMVALNRASEGFFITALLTHRVKSKEFRSAIESHNDSIISKFLLNLETLPDLNFKKYSPDESPNQCYVVAVGVGSSTGLDVYGSSQASIQVILDEEQSYRVLTGASVIESVTGESLTNYEIGGARVMGHGTGTVDFVANDKPHLISILYKIQSILFNKTESPSLYSLTNQNRDGSKNIFSERKIQQIADSGEYLSIKANYSGSESLVSGLFSMAGNPIIALGPRTEFGFHSIQALIKAKESVRIAQKINSGLLLVYGSKWFRSSYAENNQSLRVRRDFQKQLQKFSRALIHIVKDKEGLALPELSSVGDVWIWVKSEDFEGNKFPSSKISNPEHCATITVQSEEEAYLKASQIFNLLHVRELENFSNRHSYPQIPIDSSVAYDMEKLVIREILDDLSFVEFYKDDPGKSLVTGIGRIEGKTIGVIADQPKDGGAPDAQGTEKFRIFMEFLNKHNIPVLMLSDSPGFVPGTKQERLRIQQIGGESLDVNVLSTNPIVSIVLRQNYGGRQIHAFSGFLRPAVSYHAWEEGTLAVMGAHSAFDLFQSAKVAQLRKENKEEEIDSLRKDFLDSYKEKAKAKNDAYRTKVLDGVFGSITDLRSIVVDALKIAENKQSLWMDGLRYSSK, encoded by the coding sequence ATGGTTCAGAAAAATGTTATATTAAACAATAATAATAAACTAGATTTAACACATTTTCAAGACATTGAAAAAGTTAGATCTGAACTTAAAAAAAGTGACCCAAATCTAGGATTGAATGTTGCCAAACTATCTTCCGAAAGAAATGGAGTTTTAAAAAAAGTACTAATTGCAAATAGAGGAGAGATCGCAAAACGATTTATCCTCGCCTTACAAGAAGAGGGCATCCAATCAGTTGCGGTGGTTGCAGATGAAGATAGAGGTCAATCTTGGTTTGAATTTGCAAACCAAGTGATCTACATTGGTGAAGCAAGAAACTATGCTAGTATACCTGTGATATGCGCTGCCATTTTAGAATCCGGTGCAAATGCAGTGTATCCCGGTTATGGATTTTTATCCGAAAATTTTTTATTCGTAGAACGCCTTTTGGAAGTAGAGAAATTCTACAATCAACGTATAATTTTTATGGGTCCAAAATCTTCCGTTATGCGAAGAGTGGGTAATAAATTAGATGCGCGCCGATTAGCAGTAGAAAATGGTATTCCACTTTTTTTAGGTTCAAGTTCCATCGAAAGTGTGGAAGAAGCGGAAGTGGAAGCTAAACGCATTGGATTTCCTGTCATCATTAAATTGGATGCTGGTGGTGGTGGAAAAGGTATGTTGGTTGTTCGTTCCGTAGATGAATTACCCCAAGCGATTGAAAGTGCAAAACGGATTGGTCTTAATTCTTATGAGAATGATACCTTCTATCTTGAGAAATATATAGAAACACCTGCACATTTTGAAGTTCAAATTTTTAATGGAGTTGCCATTGGAATTCGGAAATGTGCAGTACAAAGGAGAAACCAGAAAATTATAGAGGAATCTGGAGAATCTTTTTTAGATGATCATGTTCAATTACAATTACTTTCCAATGCAGAAAAGTTTTCTGAAATCTCAGGGTACTCAGATGATTGCGGTGCGGGCACTGTAGAATTTTTATTAGACCGAAACTCAGGTCAATTTGGATTTTTGGAGATGAACACTCGCCTCCAAGTTGAATACACAGTAACAGACCAATCCTTAGGAATAGATTTAGCTAAGTGGCAAATCTTTTTATTCGATGAAAGACTAAACCAAATCCAATACGATACGGTAAAAAGAAAACGGTTTGGAGATAGAAACCATTCTATCCAATGCCGTATTTATGCAGAAGATCCTTTCCAAAACTATTCACCGTCTCCCGGAAAAATCAAAGAGCTGGAATTGCCCACTTTTAATGGGATTCGTTGCGATTTTGGATTCAAATCAGGGGATAAAATTCCCGGAGATTTTGATCCGATGGTTGGGAAATTAATTTCGTACGGTAGTGATCGAAATGAAGCCATACAAAGAATGGAAAGAGCCTTGTGTGAACTTTTCATCCGAGGTATCACCACAAATATTGAGCAGCTTCTAATGATTGTAAGGCACGATTTATTTCGAGCTGGAAATTATGATAATAGACTCCTAGATGACAACAAAGAATTAACAAAATCTAGCACAGATTATCTGGAAGAGGCTATCATTTACGCTTGTTTAGGTGAAACAATACGGTTATCTGGCAAAAATGTTTCAGAAACATTTCGTGAAAGAGATTTAGTAAAAATTGTTTATTCAAATGAAACTATAAATTCACCATATCAATTTAAAGTAACAACCCAAGACAAAATAATTAAATTAACAGTACTTAGAACCGGTCTGGGAGAATTTTTAGTGAGTGGGAATACAATTCTGTCAAAAACGATTCGTATCACACGTTACAGTGCTGATGGGAACCAATTTTTAGCAGAATCAGAAAGTAGATCAATCTCTGTACGAATAGATGTAAAACCTAGTTTTCATTTGATTCGATTTACAAGTAAAATTGATGGGAAATTACATTATGCTAGGATTCAACTCCAGTTTGAATCAGGTAACGCATCAGCGAATGAAGTTGGTTTTTTACGTTCACCATTCCAAGGAACATTTGTAAAAATATTCAATGATCCAAAAACTCTTCATCCTTGGACAATCGGAAGTAAAATTTCAAAGGATGAACCTTTACTCATGATTTCAGCGATGAAGATGGAAACTGTTTTAAAATCACCAATTGATGGGGTAATTGAACATATCGTTGAAGATGGAAATCTAAATAAATTGGTAAGAGGAAAAACAGCGTCAGGACAAATATTGGGTAAAAGTTTTTCTGAAGGTGAAGTGCTTGTACGTGTAACTCCAAGTGAATTCACAAACCCTAATGGTGATCAATTCATTGATGAAAATTCCAGTGAAAATTTAGAGTTTTCCATTCTGAATCATTGGAACTCCATTCCAACTGGAAAAGATACAAATCAAAACTTTAAATTTGAATCTGAATTAAATTCAATCGAATCTCGAAATGAAATTTTGCGGATTTTTTATTCTTGGATATTAGGTTTTGTAAAAGGTGAAAATTCGCATGTTAGAATTAACTATTTATTAGAGCAATTAAATATCGATTCTATATTAAAATCGATAGAAGAGACTAAAAATTGGACTTCTTTTATTAAATTTTTTATAAAATTTAATGTATTACTCAGGAGTTTATTTTCTTCAGACATAGGATCTGTACATTCACATCTTGGTGAAATGCAAAGATCTCTTTTACATTGGGATACTGAAGGTTTTGTTCCTAACAAATCAACTTCGCGGTTATTGACCAAAGTGTTTCACCACTATGGAGTTAAGGCATGGACAACATTTAGGAAAAGACCTGACCAAGGGGAAGCATTTCATTATATAGTGTCTGCCTTTAAAACTCAGAAAGAACAAAGGGAATTGTTTGCAAAAATTTTAGAAAAACTAAGTCTACTTATCCCACAGTCTAAGTCCACAAGTTTAAATTTGCGAGTTCTTTTGTACTTTGAAGAAAGGGAACAAGAACCAAAACTTGAATCCATAATCAGGGTAATCCTTGGAAGAAGGAGAAATTTTAATTTCGATATTCCTGAAGGCATTAAAACCCTTTCACGTCGCCATAATGAAAGTTTTGCTAAATTTAAAAAGAATCCTTGGTCACTTTTTGAACAACCAAAGATTGAAGAGTCGGAGTTCATAAAATCATTGAATGTTTCTGGTTTGAACCTTGGAACGGATTTACCAGAACAAGTGCAAAACTTAATCCAAAAGAAATTGAATTATTGGAAGAACATTGGAGAAATTCGAAGACTCCATTCACCAATGAAGAATCAAATTTTGTTACATATCCAAGGACAGGAAACATCCACCTATCTTTTGTTTGTTGTTATGAATAGTGATTTTTTAGTTCCAATTACGGATTTAGAAGAGAAATTCCATTGTCCAAATTTGGAAAAAGAAGCTATTTTGGGGGCGTCAGTTTTACAAGGTGCAAACAATGCCAAAAAAGCCGATTTTTTACGATTGGAGATGATTTCTTATTCTAATGAAACACCAAAAACTGATGATAAAAATTTAAATAAGGTCATTGAGTATGAAAAATTATACAATAGTGCTCATTCTATTTTAGAATTTTTTTTCCATGCGGCATTCTCTAGTTTAACAATTGATATTGAAAGAAACATAAACAAAAATAGTTACTTTCAAACCTATTCATTTTTCATCAGAGATGGGAAACTTCGAATTGATAACATTGGACAAAATGATATAAAATTTCCTTATTCAGTTGAGACAGACAAAAACGATTCCAAACTATATGAAAAAGGAAAATGGCCTGTAGAAAGGTGGGTCGAAGAAACATTAGATCCAAACAGTTTCAAAGAAATTTTAATACCAGGATTGGATTTTTTAGAAAACGACAGCTCCACTGAAGGCAAACAAATCCAAAAGGTGGGAGCTAAAATTTATTTAGGAAAACTCGCTTGTGGTGATGTTTTATTTTTTCTAAAAGACTCTCGTATAGCTGGTGGTGCAACAGGGGATAAAGAAGGAAAAAAATATTTGAGTGCTGCCTACATTGCCTATAGAAAAGATATACCTCTTTATGTTTGGAATGATGGTGCTGGAGCGAACATAAAAGAAGGTATGGTTGCACTCAATCGTGCATCGGAAGGTTTTTTTATCACTGCACTTCTTACACATAGGGTAAAATCAAAAGAGTTTCGTTCTGCAATTGAATCACATAACGATTCCATAATATCGAAATTTTTGCTTAATTTAGAAACTCTTCCTGATTTGAATTTTAAAAAATATTCGCCAGATGAAAGCCCTAATCAGTGTTATGTTGTCGCAGTTGGAGTTGGGTCTTCCACTGGACTTGATGTTTACGGGTCTTCTCAGGCTTCCATCCAAGTGATTTTAGATGAAGAACAATCTTACCGCGTATTGACTGGTGCCTCTGTCATTGAATCCGTCACGGGGGAATCATTGACAAATTATGAAATTGGTGGTGCACGGGTGATGGGGCATGGAACAGGAACTGTGGACTTTGTTGCCAACGACAAACCCCACTTGATCTCAATCCTTTACAAAATACAATCCATACTATTTAACAAAACCGAAAGTCCTTCTTTATATTCGCTTACAAATCAGAATAGGGATGGATCCAAAAATATTTTTTCAGAAAGAAAAATCCAACAAATTGCGGACTCGGGCGAATACCTTTCCATTAAGGCAAATTATTCAGGTTCGGAATCATTGGTTTCTGGACTTTTTTCAATGGCGGGTAATCCGATCATAGCACTTGGGCCCCGAACTGAATTTGGTTTTCATTCCATCCAAGCATTGATCAAAGCAAAAGAATCAGTAAGGATAGCACAGAAAATAAATTCAGGTTTACTCTTAGTTTATGGTTCAAAATGGTTTCGAAGTTCTTATGCTGAAAATAACCAGTCACTAAGAGTAAGACGAGACTTCCAAAAACAATTGCAAAAGTTTAGTAGGGCACTTATCCATATTGTCAAAGATAAAGAAGGTCTTGCCCTACCAGAATTATCTTCTGTTGGAGATGTATGGATTTGGGTTAAATCAGAGGATTTCGAAGGGAATAAATTTCCATCTTCAAAAATATCTAACCCAGAACATTGTGCAACTATTACGGTGCAATCGGAAGAAGAAGCCTATTTGAAAGCATCTCAAATATTCAATCTTTTGCATGTAAGAGAACTAGAAAATTTTTCGAATCGCCATTCTTATCCACAGATTCCCATTGATTCTTCTGTTGCCTATGATATGGAAAAATTAGTGATTCGTGAAATTTTAGATGATCTTAGTTTCGTTGAATTTTATAAAGACGACCCAGGTAAAAGTTTGGTAACAGGGATTGGTCGTATCGAAGGAAAAACCATTGGTGTCATTGCTGACCAACCAAAAGACGGCGGAGCACCTGATGCCCAAGGAACAGAAAAATTTAGAATATTTATGGAATTTTTAAACAAACACAACATCCCCGTACTGATGTTATCTGATTCACCTGGTTTTGTTCCTGGAACCAAACAAGAACGACTACGCATTCAACAAATAGGTGGTGAGTCTTTGGATGTAAATGTCCTCTCCACAAATCCTATCGTGTCAATTGTTCTCAGACAAAATTATGGCGGACGCCAGATTCATGCTTTTAGCGGGTTTTTACGACCAGCAGTGTCATACCATGCATGGGAGGAAGGAACCCTTGCCGTAATGGGAGCACATTCAGCTTTTGATTTATTCCAAAGTGCTAAAGTGGCTCAGTTACGAAAGGAAAACAAAGAGGAAGAAATTGATTCACTCAGAAAAGACTTTTTAGATTCTTATAAAGAAAAAGCCAAAGCAAAAAATGATGCTTATAGAACAAAGGTTTTGGATGGTGTATTTGGATCAATTACAGATTTACGTTCTATCGTTGTAGATGCATTGAAGATAGCAGAAAATAAACAAAGTTTATGGATGGATGGTCTTAGATACTCATCCAAATGA
- a CDS encoding DJ-1/PfpI family protein, with the protein MNQISTHTKKNLHTNIPLGKYLKIISYLFFTFNLFAQPTSSKMFVSNNKNLERILIKKSHQKPVITVIGENQFTELTDFIIPYGILKRANIGEIFALAPNKGIMNFFPALSMEIKTSFSDFDHIHPEGSDIVIVPAIHNSENKTIIQWIQSQSQKGATIVGICDGVWTVGHAGLLENKKATGHWYSKEGLNKSFPNTKWIQNKRYIQDQNIITTTGVSASLPISISLIEVLANETKAKLMAEEIGFTNWSSHHKTEGFQFSSVHYITAAKNLIFVWNHETIGISIYEGIDEVSLALVADSYSRTYKSKAFAISNQPIQTKSGLVLIPEMQVTDNSKIDYYTEIPKDKKPYDLFLNALHDIQYRYGINTYQFVTNQLEFSL; encoded by the coding sequence ATGAATCAAATCTCAACTCATACCAAAAAAAACTTACATACAAACATTCCGTTGGGTAAGTACCTTAAAATCATTTCTTACCTCTTCTTTACTTTTAATCTTTTTGCTCAGCCAACATCTTCAAAAATGTTTGTTTCTAATAATAAAAATTTAGAACGTATTTTGATCAAAAAGTCACATCAAAAACCAGTGATAACAGTCATCGGGGAAAATCAATTTACAGAACTCACAGATTTCATCATACCTTATGGAATCTTAAAACGAGCCAATATTGGAGAGATTTTTGCTTTGGCACCGAATAAAGGTATAATGAACTTTTTCCCAGCTCTTTCGATGGAAATCAAAACCTCTTTTTCTGATTTCGATCATATACATCCAGAAGGTTCTGACATTGTGATCGTACCTGCGATCCATAACTCTGAAAATAAAACCATTATCCAATGGATACAAAGCCAATCCCAAAAAGGGGCTACCATCGTAGGAATTTGCGATGGTGTATGGACAGTAGGTCATGCAGGACTATTGGAAAACAAAAAAGCAACTGGGCATTGGTATTCTAAAGAAGGTTTAAACAAATCATTTCCAAATACTAAGTGGATACAAAATAAGAGATATATCCAAGATCAAAATATCATTACGACAACAGGTGTTTCCGCCTCACTTCCCATTTCCATCTCCTTGATAGAAGTTTTGGCAAATGAAACAAAGGCTAAATTGATGGCAGAAGAAATTGGATTCACCAACTGGTCTTCACATCACAAAACAGAAGGCTTCCAATTCAGTTCGGTTCATTACATTACTGCTGCAAAAAACCTAATATTTGTTTGGAATCATGAAACGATTGGAATTTCTATCTATGAAGGCATCGACGAAGTTTCTTTGGCACTCGTTGCCGACTCTTATTCACGAACTTACAAATCAAAAGCATTCGCAATTAGTAACCAACCTATCCAAACTAAATCAGGATTGGTGCTGATTCCTGAAATGCAAGTAACTGATAATAGCAAAATCGATTACTATACTGAAATTCCAAAAGACAAAAAACCATATGATTTATTTTTAAATGCATTGCATGATATTCAATATCGGTATGGAATTAATACTTACCAATTTGTAACGAACCAGTTGGAATTTTCGTTGTAA
- a CDS encoding AraC family transcriptional regulator, with product MKLIPIMGAVIALVLTFSYLIEDYEKRLGNNKSSLISIVKFSPPSILFVCLTILQLHIYAEISNEMKFIPFLYGIHIPIIFLIGPISYIFFEELSGQNFYKIRFLHYLPFVLSIFYLCFYKFNDFTMANLKIHNYELENSSDSILVLLGIGVLSIFVYILSILMRVVRWKLQSSGSIESSFRPFIFLLIYSLFVMILFVLAQWAYMELFIPACFGLTLLLFVIILLKLNDKGYLNRFKTEFLDARYKESRVKGIDVPYVLQRLDGLMNLERLYLNDQLTLVNVANRLDITSHQLSEILNTKLGSSFRNYINQFRLLEAAKLLLERREMTIIAIMYASGFNSKSSFHKLFQNRFGLSPQNYREKFKEKNI from the coding sequence ATGAAATTGATTCCAATCATGGGAGCAGTGATAGCATTGGTTCTAACGTTTTCGTATCTGATTGAAGACTATGAAAAACGTTTAGGTAACAATAAATCTAGTTTAATTTCGATAGTCAAATTTTCTCCTCCGTCAATTTTGTTTGTCTGTCTGACTATTTTACAGCTTCATATATATGCTGAAATTTCAAACGAAATGAAGTTTATTCCCTTCCTCTATGGAATTCATATCCCTATTATTTTTTTAATTGGTCCGATCAGTTATATTTTTTTTGAAGAGTTGAGTGGGCAAAACTTTTATAAAATACGGTTTTTACATTATTTGCCATTTGTACTGAGCATTTTCTACCTATGTTTTTATAAGTTTAATGATTTTACGATGGCAAATTTAAAAATTCATAATTATGAATTGGAAAATTCCAGTGATTCTATTTTAGTTTTACTTGGGATTGGTGTTCTTTCCATTTTTGTTTATATACTTTCGATTTTAATGCGAGTGGTGCGTTGGAAATTACAATCGAGCGGGAGTATTGAATCTTCCTTTAGACCTTTTATTTTTTTACTCATTTATTCCCTGTTTGTTATGATTTTGTTTGTTCTTGCACAATGGGCATATATGGAATTATTTATACCCGCATGTTTTGGTTTAACTCTCTTACTATTTGTTATCATCTTATTGAAATTGAATGATAAAGGATATTTAAATCGTTTTAAAACGGAATTTTTAGATGCTCGTTATAAAGAAAGTAGGGTGAAAGGCATTGATGTACCGTATGTCTTACAACGATTGGATGGATTGATGAATTTGGAAAGGTTATATTTGAATGATCAATTAACTCTGGTTAATGTAGCAAATCGCTTGGATATCACTTCTCACCAACTTTCCGAAATATTGAATACGAAGTTAGGATCTTCATTTCGAAATTATATAAATCAATTTCGTTTGTTAGAGGCGGCCAAACTGCTTTTGGAACGTCGTGAAATGACAATCATCGCCATTATGTATGCATCAGGTTTCAATTCAAAATCTTCGTTCCATAAGCTCTTTCAGAATCGTTTTGGTTTATCACCTCAAAACTATCGAGAAAAATTTAAAGAAAAAAATATATAA
- a CDS encoding LA_0442/LA_0875 N-terminal domain-containing protein: MSESSGYMTNQIEVKLHLRQSIIFIIYFLSASALFATNVLLKSGGVIKGKVVNQDANQMIIIDESGISRTILKSNILKTVYKEYSEQELAAIRKEEERKLMIAKQKKETTNNLNKTTDSKGSQSILTKQFVLSSVEENCFFHASKVEWYWLYGNFSISNPDAWQELLPEDDRPIKVIFKSTWIDTTLTLLIGSLTSISRKTRQIEVCEF; the protein is encoded by the coding sequence TTGAGCGAATCATCTGGTTATATGACAAATCAAATCGAGGTCAAATTGCATTTACGCCAATCTATAATTTTCATCATTTATTTTTTATCAGCTTCTGCACTTTTTGCAACCAATGTTCTACTCAAATCCGGTGGAGTAATCAAAGGGAAAGTGGTAAATCAAGATGCTAATCAAATGATCATCATTGATGAATCAGGGATTAGCCGCACCATCCTCAAATCAAATATATTAAAAACTGTATATAAAGAGTATTCCGAACAAGAGTTAGCAGCGATCCGAAAAGAAGAAGAACGTAAACTCATGATAGCAAAACAAAAAAAAGAAACCACTAATAATCTAAACAAAACAACTGATTCAAAAGGATCACAAAGCATTTTAACAAAACAATTTGTATTATCCTCTGTGGAGGAAAATTGTTTTTTCCATGCGTCAAAAGTGGAATGGTATTGGTTATACGGAAATTTTTCCATCTCCAATCCTGATGCATGGCAGGAACTTTTGCCAGAGGACGATCGACCTATCAAAGTAATCTTTAAATCCACTTGGATAGATACAACTCTTACCTTACTGATTGGATCCCTTACTTCCATTAGTCGAAAGACAAGACAGATAGAAGTATGTGAGTTTTAG
- a CDS encoding DUF1566 domain-containing protein, with protein MDVDKHLTIFSRIYSFVKIVAFVLILFFISNCSPLYYFLFQPPSSEKEPFGSQEILAFLLLPKSVSYPWGTFTDNGDGTVLFVGNAGTFGGEVYPATNLIFAKCSSGQTWQSGSNRCSPEIPSELNFCNLNDDSCNDFTTTFVLNGTGNSQAYAYCDSLELGGRNNWRVPTKNELKLLIACTNDKTNLPLDGATGCGVTAFQHQNADLFPNAPNFCSFYWSASRRDISLAYYVNFCLGTTLFQGKGAVEAIRCVSNP; from the coding sequence ATGGATGTAGATAAGCACCTGACAATTTTTAGTCGAATTTATAGTTTTGTCAAAATTGTAGCTTTCGTCCTGATATTATTCTTTATTTCTAACTGTTCTCCCTTATACTATTTTTTATTTCAGCCTCCAAGTTCCGAAAAAGAACCGTTTGGTAGCCAAGAGATTTTGGCATTCCTATTGTTACCGAAATCTGTTAGTTATCCTTGGGGAACCTTTACTGACAACGGAGATGGAACTGTGTTATTTGTAGGGAATGCTGGCACCTTTGGCGGGGAAGTGTATCCTGCAACGAACCTAATTTTTGCTAAATGTTCATCTGGACAAACTTGGCAGAGTGGAAGCAATCGTTGTTCTCCAGAGATTCCAAGTGAATTGAATTTTTGTAATTTGAACGATGATTCGTGTAATGATTTTACGACTACCTTTGTCCTGAATGGTACTGGCAATAGCCAAGCGTATGCGTATTGTGACAGTCTCGAGTTGGGTGGTCGTAACAATTGGCGTGTTCCGACGAAAAACGAATTGAAGTTACTGATCGCTTGCACCAATGACAAAACAAATCTTCCATTGGATGGAGCAACTGGGTGCGGTGTCACAGCGTTTCAACACCAGAATGCGGATTTGTTTCCAAACGCTCCTAATTTTTGTTCCTTTTATTGGTCAGCGTCACGTCGCGACATCTCTCTGGCATACTACGTTAATTTTTGTTTAGGAACCACCTTATTTCAAGGTAAAGGGGCTGTGGAAGCGATTCGCTGTGTATCGAATCCTTAA